GAAAAGGCACTTGATGAAATTCGTCCTTTTCTTGAATCGGATGGAGGTAACATTTCACTATTAACCATAGAGGAAGATAAACACGTAAAAGTGCGCCTAGAGGGTGCTTGTGTAGGCTGTAGTGTAAACCAAATGACACTAAAGGCAGGGGTA
The Flavobacterium litorale genome window above contains:
- a CDS encoding NifU family protein → MTTEEIRLNVEKALDEIRPFLESDGGNISLLTIEEDKHVKVRLEGACVGCSVNQMTLKAGVETTIKKYAPQIETVVNVA